The Myxocyprinus asiaticus isolate MX2 ecotype Aquarium Trade chromosome 31, UBuf_Myxa_2, whole genome shotgun sequence genome has a segment encoding these proteins:
- the LOC127422296 gene encoding uncharacterized protein LOC127422296 isoform X2: MSTSRITHAFKHIPVICYRPFTRYQCKTKRNPHNLRPLCTSAPATLSFSVGLWNCQSAVNKADFIPAFATQSTLSILALTETWIRPEDTATPAALSNNFSFSHTPRHTGQPTNFLEELDVLLSSLPEDGRPLVVLGDFNIHQDKPQATELNTLLASFDLEKLHTTATHRSGNELDLIFTHNCQHVLHHPAPGCLTSFVNIGLTSGQLRGDGGNLKIQQI, translated from the exons atgtctacttcacgaataacacatgccttcaagcacatccctgttatctgttacagaccgtttacacgatatcaatgcaagaccaaacgcaacccacacaacctacggccactttgcacttcagcacctgctacactctctttctcagtgggactctggaactgccagtcagctgtgaacaaagctgacttcattccagcctttgccacgcagtccaccctcagcatcctggcactgacagaaacatggatacgtccagaggatacagcaacacctgctgctctctccaacaacttctccttctctcacacccctcgacacaccg GTCAGccgacaaactttcttgaggagttggatgtcctgttgtcctccttgccggaggatggtaggccacttgtggttcttggtgatttcaacatacaccaagacaagccccaggccactgaattgaatactctcctggcctcatttgacttggaaaaactacacaccacagcaactcacagatcgggcaatgaactggacctcatctttacacataact gccagcacgtgctacaccacccagcccctggctgtctgacgtccttcgtgaacatcggactgacctcagggcagctgagaggagatggcggaaatctaaagatccagcagatttag
- the LOC127422296 gene encoding uncharacterized protein LOC127422296 isoform X1, translated as MSTSRITHAFKHIPVICYRPFTRYQCKTKRNPHNLRPLCTSAPATLSFSVGLWNCQSAVNKADFIPAFATQSTLSILALTETWIRPEDTATPAALSNNFSFSHTPRHTGRGRGTGQPTNFLEELDVLLSSLPEDGRPLVVLGDFNIHQDKPQATELNTLLASFDLEKLHTTATHRSGNELDLIFTHNCQHVLHHPAPGCLTSFVNIGLTSGQLRGDGGNLKIQQI; from the exons atgtctacttcacgaataacacatgccttcaagcacatccctgttatctgttacagaccgtttacacgatatcaatgcaagaccaaacgcaacccacacaacctacggccactttgcacttcagcacctgctacactctctttctcagtgggactctggaactgccagtcagctgtgaacaaagctgacttcattccagcctttgccacgcagtccaccctcagcatcctggcactgacagaaacatggatacgtccagaggatacagcaacacctgctgctctctccaacaacttctccttctctcacacccctcgacacaccggtaggggaaggggaacag GTCAGccgacaaactttcttgaggagttggatgtcctgttgtcctccttgccggaggatggtaggccacttgtggttcttggtgatttcaacatacaccaagacaagccccaggccactgaattgaatactctcctggcctcatttgacttggaaaaactacacaccacagcaactcacagatcgggcaatgaactggacctcatctttacacataact gccagcacgtgctacaccacccagcccctggctgtctgacgtccttcgtgaacatcggactgacctcagggcagctgagaggagatggcggaaatctaaagatccagcagatttag